Proteins from a genomic interval of Luteibacter pinisoli:
- a CDS encoding DUF3142 domain-containing protein codes for MPFTHDAYIWQRQWTPALRESVAASRDLVHAWRVLLAQVARDGRLQAFAPDREALAASGRPVVLVVRIDGRLDRFDGDALRERIAQLARQWPGAAGIEIDYDCPTARLPAYTAFLAQLKPALGDTPLSITALPTWLGSPALDGLLAVPDASVVQVHAVQAPQAGLFDPAVAAGWVRRFASHTRKPFRVALPTYASRVSWNADGSLLAVESEKAALAGGAGASELYAAPGTVLGFVRELQAARVPHLEGIVWFRLPTADDSRAWSLATWRGVVAGHLDDAPLRLRLRDAGDGARDVVLENTAGTDATAPLRVDLPAGCALADGIDGYRLAKAGATLSLVTTQARPVPSHATRAIGWARCSAGTLTTMTLPGIPVS; via the coding sequence GTGCCGTTCACCCATGACGCCTACATCTGGCAGCGCCAGTGGACGCCCGCGTTGCGGGAGTCCGTGGCTGCGTCGCGCGATCTCGTCCACGCCTGGCGCGTGCTGCTCGCCCAGGTTGCCCGCGATGGGCGCCTGCAGGCGTTCGCGCCTGACCGGGAAGCGCTGGCCGCCAGCGGCCGGCCGGTGGTGCTCGTCGTGCGCATCGATGGCCGGCTGGATCGCTTCGACGGCGACGCGCTGCGCGAACGCATCGCGCAACTGGCCCGGCAATGGCCGGGCGCCGCGGGCATCGAGATCGACTACGACTGCCCGACGGCACGCCTTCCCGCGTACACCGCCTTCCTGGCGCAACTGAAACCCGCGCTGGGCGACACGCCGTTGTCGATCACCGCCTTGCCCACCTGGCTCGGCTCACCCGCGCTGGACGGCCTGCTGGCGGTCCCTGATGCATCGGTTGTGCAGGTGCATGCCGTGCAGGCGCCGCAGGCCGGCCTGTTCGATCCCGCCGTCGCGGCCGGTTGGGTGCGTCGATTCGCGAGCCATACGCGCAAGCCGTTCCGCGTCGCCTTGCCGACCTACGCCTCGCGGGTGAGCTGGAACGCGGATGGGTCGTTGCTGGCCGTCGAAAGCGAAAAGGCGGCGCTCGCCGGAGGAGCCGGTGCGTCGGAATTGTACGCGGCGCCCGGCACCGTCCTGGGCTTCGTGCGCGAGCTGCAGGCGGCACGCGTGCCCCACCTCGAAGGCATCGTCTGGTTCCGCTTGCCCACCGCCGACGACAGCCGCGCCTGGAGCCTGGCCACGTGGCGAGGCGTTGTTGCCGGGCATCTCGACGACGCGCCGCTGCGCCTGCGTTTGCGCGACGCGGGCGACGGCGCCCGCGACGTCGTGCTCGAGAACACGGCCGGCACCGATGCCACGGCACCGCTGCGCGTCGACCTGCCAGCGGGCTGCGCCCTCGCCGACGGCATCGACGGCTACCGCCTCGCGAAAGCCGGCGCCACGCTTTCCCTCGTCACTACACAAGCCCGCCCCGTGCCCAGCCACGCCACCCGTGCGATCGGCTGGGCGCGCTGCAGCGCCGGCACGCTGACCACCATGACCCTGCCCGGAATCCCTGTTTCCTGA